From the genome of Erythrobacter litoralis, one region includes:
- a CDS encoding YbaB/EbfC family nucleoid-associated protein, with product MKSMEEMMQAAQQAAETIQKQMNEMQVKLDNMEVEGQSGGGLVKVRASAKGRIMGVAIDDSLMKLGEKQVLEDLVTAAFNDARDKADRVSAEQMKEMQGSMGLPPGFNLPGMG from the coding sequence ATGAAATCGATGGAAGAGATGATGCAGGCCGCCCAGCAGGCGGCCGAGACGATCCAGAAACAGATGAACGAGATGCAGGTCAAGCTCGACAACATGGAGGTCGAGGGCCAGTCGGGCGGCGGCCTCGTCAAGGTCCGCGCATCCGCCAAGGGCCGCATCATGGGCGTCGCGATCGACGACAGCCTGATGAAGCTCGGGGAAAAGCAGGTGCTCGAGGACCTCGTCACCGCTGCATTCAACGATGCGCGCGACAAGGCCGACCGTGTTTCGGCCGAACAGATGAAGGAAATGCAGGGCTCGATGGGCCTGCCGCCCGGGTTCAACCTGCCGGGGATGGGCTGA
- a CDS encoding DNA polymerase III subunit gamma/tau has product MNDSDPDLPETEDEDRPSAAELEAAGQNSMFGEAPPAPAVSEPDPAPVAASAAASPAALPPDPAQPYRVLARKYRPQTFSQLIGQEPMVRTLANAIERDRLAHAFLMTGVRGVGKTSTARLIAKALNCVGTDGTGGPTIDPCGVCEPCRAIAEGRHIDVIEMDAASNTGVDDVREIIDAVQYSAVSARYKIYIIDEVHMLTRNAFNALLKTLEEPPAHVKFLFATTEVEKLPVTVLSRTQRFDLRRISADMLARHFAWVCSEEGVEAEDEALNIVAAAAEGSVRDGLSILDQAIAHADLDAQGEGGGKVTAARVRDMLGLADKSAQRRLLGHVLEGDAKALLAGVDEQYALGVEPIALMRALMDLVHRITVAQVAGAEPDAPSEDERTALADFAARLGAGELHRLWQLLLKGHEEVRTAPDPLVALQMALLRVLHANEMPDPGKLARRIEDLAKNGPASHAQSVEAGGEARAETRGPAAGSVGDAWAALIERVDNAGHLRVAQIMRDRVRVIELGEERLVFEQADSFPDDPVPEIRDVLFKLTGRRWQVEKGEGAAQPSLREAAASEARAARERIEADPLVRAALENFPEAELLVDEQGQGAKVARMGRAT; this is encoded by the coding sequence GTGAACGATTCCGACCCAGACCTGCCCGAGACCGAGGACGAGGACCGCCCGAGCGCGGCCGAACTCGAAGCTGCGGGCCAGAATTCCATGTTCGGCGAGGCGCCGCCAGCACCCGCTGTGTCCGAACCCGATCCTGCGCCCGTCGCCGCTTCCGCTGCCGCCAGTCCGGCCGCTCTCCCGCCCGACCCGGCGCAGCCCTACCGCGTGCTTGCGCGCAAGTACCGCCCGCAGACCTTCAGCCAGCTGATCGGGCAGGAGCCGATGGTCCGCACGCTCGCCAATGCGATCGAGCGCGACCGGCTGGCCCATGCCTTCCTGATGACCGGGGTGAGGGGGGTCGGCAAGACCTCGACCGCGCGGCTCATCGCCAAGGCGCTGAACTGCGTCGGCACGGACGGAACCGGCGGCCCGACGATCGACCCCTGCGGCGTGTGCGAACCCTGCCGCGCCATCGCCGAGGGGCGGCATATCGACGTGATCGAGATGGATGCGGCCTCGAACACCGGGGTCGACGACGTGCGCGAGATCATCGACGCGGTGCAGTACTCCGCCGTTTCCGCGCGATACAAGATCTACATCATCGACGAAGTCCACATGCTCACGCGCAATGCGTTCAACGCATTGCTCAAGACGCTTGAGGAACCGCCCGCGCACGTGAAGTTCCTTTTCGCCACGACCGAGGTGGAAAAGCTGCCAGTCACGGTGCTGAGCCGCACTCAGCGCTTCGACCTCAGGCGGATTTCGGCGGACATGCTGGCGCGGCATTTCGCCTGGGTGTGCTCCGAAGAAGGGGTCGAGGCGGAGGACGAGGCCCTCAATATCGTCGCGGCGGCGGCCGAAGGATCGGTGCGCGACGGGCTTTCGATCCTCGACCAGGCGATCGCCCACGCCGATCTCGATGCACAAGGCGAAGGCGGCGGCAAGGTGACGGCGGCAAGGGTGCGCGACATGCTCGGTCTTGCCGACAAGAGCGCCCAGCGCCGCCTGCTGGGCCATGTGCTCGAAGGCGATGCGAAGGCACTGCTGGCGGGCGTGGACGAACAATATGCGCTCGGCGTCGAACCGATCGCGCTCATGCGCGCGCTGATGGACCTCGTCCACCGGATCACCGTCGCGCAGGTTGCGGGGGCCGAACCTGACGCTCCGAGCGAGGACGAGCGCACCGCACTCGCCGATTTCGCCGCGCGGCTGGGGGCGGGCGAGCTGCACCGGCTGTGGCAATTGCTGCTCAAGGGGCATGAAGAGGTACGCACCGCGCCCGACCCGCTGGTTGCCCTTCAGATGGCGCTGCTGCGCGTGCTCCATGCGAACGAGATGCCGGATCCCGGCAAGCTTGCGCGGCGGATCGAGGACCTTGCAAAGAACGGTCCTGCATCGCACGCGCAATCGGTCGAAGCGGGCGGTGAAGCACGAGCCGAAACGCGCGGCCCTGCCGCTGGATCAGTGGGTGACGCCTGGGCGGCCTTGATCGAACGGGTCGACAATGCCGGGCACCTGCGTGTCGCTCAGATCATGCGCGACCGCGTGCGGGTGATCGAACTTGGCGAGGAGCGCCTCGTCTTCGAACAGGCGGACAGCTTCCCCGATGACCCCGTGCCCGAGATCCGCGACGTGCTGTTCAAGCTGACCGGGCGGCGCTGGCAGGTGGAGAAGGGCGAGGGGGCTGCGCAGCCTAGCCTGCGCGAAGCGGCCGCAAGCGAGGCGCGCGCCGCGCGCGAGCGGATCGAGGCCGACCCGCTGGTGCGCGCCGCATTGGAGAATTTCCCCGAGGCCGAATTGCTCGTCGACGAACAGGGGCAGGGGGCCAAGGTCGCGCGCATGGGCCGCGCGACGTGA
- a CDS encoding ETC complex I subunit: MPAVIYQQPKSAMQSGKAKTDTWVLEFERSEALRPDPLMGWAGSGDTQAQVRLNFPTKDAAKAYAEKYGIPARVHSTPPKRLKLQAYADNFK, translated from the coding sequence ATGCCTGCAGTGATCTACCAGCAGCCCAAGAGCGCGATGCAATCGGGCAAGGCCAAGACCGATACCTGGGTGCTCGAATTCGAGCGATCCGAGGCGCTGCGTCCCGATCCGCTGATGGGCTGGGCCGGAAGCGGCGACACGCAGGCGCAGGTGCGGCTGAACTTCCCGACGAAGGACGCGGCGAAGGCCTATGCCGAGAAATACGGCATCCCCGCGCGGGTCCATTCGACGCCGCCCAAGCGGCTCAAGCTCCAGGCCTACGCGGATAATTTCAAGTGA
- the hrpB gene encoding ATP-dependent helicase HrpB, whose protein sequence is MSDDLPIREVLPQVLAALREGGVGVLVAPPGAGKTTAVAPALLEEEWCSGQVILTSPRRVAARAAAERMAAMLGEEPGGTIGYATRLESRVSARTRVLVVTEAILVNRLVEDPEMPGVAALLFDEAHERHLDSDLGLALALESRTVLREDLRVLVMSATIEGARFARLLGEGAPVIASQGRSFPLEIKWLGGDASLGIEDRVAGAVMQAWREEAGDVLAFLPGLREIERVRERLEPRLPETPILPLHGAVEPAAQRAAIARDPQGRRRIVLASAIAETSLTLDGVAVVVDSGLARHAKFDPAAGTTHLVTRRASRAAADQRAGRAARQGPGVAYRLWEEGGHFGRPEFAAPEIETADLAPLVLTLARWGMGDPGALPWLDPPPEAAITSARGRLEAMGALDGDGRITPWGEKVAALPMAPDQAAALLLAAEAGCEEDTARLVMLLQERGLGGRGEDLAQRLGGWARERGKRAEAARGTARGWAKRARGLAARGGRALDPFECLALARPDFVARRRDASGENWLAAGGRGFRLDPASPLARAEWIVIGDAQGQAAGARITAGAELLADRVAAIFADRIEEALATDWDGEKKRVRAMRRRRFGAITLASVPEPSPDPQAVVDILVDKALESLGEKEGANSTLLPAGFLARARFAGVDALSLDALRDNAALWLAPLLFGRRDLDIAPGRVAEAALGLVDWDSRQRLDRDAPTHFTSPAGTRHEIDYAGEDAPSVEVRVQALFGLDAHPMIGKTPLLLKLTSPAGRPVQATRDLPGFWRGSWTDVAKDMKGRYPKHRWPERPWEEKPSLKTKNAFNRG, encoded by the coding sequence ATGTCCGACGACCTGCCGATACGCGAAGTGCTGCCGCAGGTGCTCGCCGCCCTGCGCGAAGGCGGGGTGGGGGTGCTCGTCGCGCCGCCGGGGGCGGGCAAGACGACGGCGGTGGCGCCGGCCCTGCTGGAGGAGGAATGGTGCTCGGGGCAGGTCATCCTCACCTCGCCGCGAAGGGTCGCCGCGCGCGCTGCGGCAGAGCGCATGGCCGCCATGCTGGGGGAGGAGCCCGGCGGGACCATCGGCTATGCGACACGGCTCGAAAGCCGGGTCTCGGCAAGGACCCGCGTGCTCGTCGTGACCGAGGCCATCCTCGTCAATCGGCTGGTCGAAGACCCGGAAATGCCCGGCGTCGCCGCTCTCCTGTTCGACGAAGCGCATGAACGGCATCTCGACAGCGATCTCGGCCTTGCCCTCGCGCTCGAGAGCCGAACCGTGCTGCGCGAGGACCTGCGCGTGCTGGTCATGTCGGCGACGATCGAAGGCGCGCGCTTCGCCCGGCTGCTGGGTGAAGGTGCGCCCGTCATCGCAAGCCAGGGGCGCAGCTTTCCGCTCGAAATCAAGTGGCTTGGCGGGGATGCTTCGCTCGGAATCGAGGATCGCGTGGCAGGCGCCGTGATGCAGGCCTGGCGCGAGGAGGCGGGCGACGTGCTCGCCTTCCTGCCGGGACTGCGCGAGATCGAACGGGTGCGCGAACGGCTCGAGCCGCGTCTGCCCGAAACGCCGATCCTGCCGCTCCACGGCGCGGTCGAACCCGCCGCGCAGCGCGCCGCCATTGCCCGCGATCCGCAGGGGCGCCGCCGGATCGTGCTGGCAAGCGCGATCGCGGAGACATCGCTCACCCTCGACGGGGTTGCGGTCGTGGTCGACAGCGGCCTTGCGCGCCACGCCAAGTTCGACCCTGCGGCCGGCACCACCCATCTCGTCACCCGCAGGGCGAGCCGCGCCGCTGCCGATCAGCGCGCGGGCCGCGCCGCGCGGCAGGGGCCGGGCGTCGCCTACCGGTTGTGGGAGGAGGGCGGGCATTTCGGCCGGCCCGAATTCGCAGCGCCGGAAATCGAGACCGCCGACCTCGCACCGCTCGTGCTGACGCTGGCGCGTTGGGGGATGGGCGATCCGGGCGCGCTGCCATGGCTCGACCCGCCGCCCGAAGCTGCCATCACGAGCGCAAGGGGGCGGTTGGAAGCGATGGGTGCGCTCGATGGGGATGGCCGGATCACGCCCTGGGGCGAGAAGGTCGCCGCGCTGCCGATGGCGCCCGATCAAGCCGCCGCGCTGCTCCTTGCCGCCGAGGCGGGCTGCGAGGAGGACACGGCCCGTCTCGTCATGCTTCTTCAGGAACGCGGGCTTGGCGGGCGGGGAGAGGACCTCGCGCAGCGCCTTGGCGGCTGGGCGCGCGAGCGGGGCAAGCGGGCCGAGGCGGCGCGCGGAACGGCGCGGGGCTGGGCGAAGCGGGCGCGGGGATTGGCCGCGCGCGGCGGCCGCGCGCTCGACCCGTTCGAATGCCTCGCCCTTGCGCGGCCCGATTTCGTCGCGCGCCGGCGCGATGCGAGCGGGGAGAATTGGCTCGCGGCGGGCGGGCGCGGGTTCCGGCTCGATCCGGCCTCGCCGCTGGCGCGCGCGGAGTGGATCGTGATCGGCGACGCGCAGGGGCAGGCGGCAGGCGCTCGGATCACCGCCGGGGCGGAGCTTTTGGCCGACAGGGTCGCCGCGATCTTTGCAGACCGGATCGAGGAAGCGCTTGCAACGGATTGGGACGGCGAAAAGAAGCGTGTTCGCGCGATGCGTCGGCGGCGGTTCGGCGCGATCACGCTGGCGAGCGTGCCAGAGCCTTCGCCGGACCCGCAGGCGGTTGTGGACATACTTGTGGATAAGGCTCTGGAAAGCCTGGGGGAGAAAGAGGGGGCCAACAGCACCCTGCTCCCGGCAGGTTTCCTTGCCCGCGCGCGATTTGCCGGTGTCGATGCGCTGTCCCTCGATGCTCTGCGGGACAATGCGGCGCTGTGGCTCGCTCCGCTGCTCTTCGGGCGGCGCGATCTCGACATTGCGCCGGGACGGGTGGCTGAGGCCGCGCTCGGCCTTGTCGACTGGGACAGCCGCCAGAGGCTCGATCGCGATGCGCCGACCCATTTCACCTCGCCCGCCGGGACCCGGCACGAAATCGATTATGCGGGCGAGGACGCGCCGAGCGTGGAGGTTCGGGTACAGGCGCTGTTCGGTCTCGATGCGCATCCGATGATCGGCAAGACGCCGCTATTGCTCAAGCTGACGAGTCCGGCGGGCCGCCCGGTTCAGGCGACGCGCGACCTTCCCGGTTTCTGGCGCGGCAGCTGGACGGACGTGGCGAAGGACATGAAGGGCCGTTACCCGAAGCACCGCTGGCCTGAACGGCCATGGGAGGAAAAGCCGAGCCTCAAGACAAAGAATGCCTTCAACCGCGGGTGA